From a region of the Thalassospira sp. TSL5-1 genome:
- a CDS encoding TerB family tellurite resistance protein, whose amino-acid sequence MSIWGKIIGGAAGFALGGPLGAILGAAAGHMVDKANDGDFSQERISSGGPWGQHSGGNPWGQRTGQYGGQFSGQFGGADPRQVAFATGVIVLSAKMAKADGTVTREEIDAFKRLFRVTGPDAAQVGQIFDAARRSPDGYEPYAQQIAQMFAGERAVLESILEALHQIALADGTLHPAEKEYLRKVAMIFGFEDVDFDRVHQGSTAPRSEQDPYKQLGLTRSASNEELKAAHRKLSRENHPDLLMAKGMPEEFVEQANEKMARINAAWDQICKERHI is encoded by the coding sequence ATGAGCATCTGGGGCAAAATCATTGGCGGCGCAGCAGGCTTTGCCCTGGGCGGACCGCTGGGGGCCATTTTGGGTGCCGCGGCGGGCCATATGGTGGACAAGGCCAACGATGGCGATTTCAGCCAGGAACGCATTTCATCGGGTGGGCCCTGGGGCCAGCATAGTGGCGGCAATCCGTGGGGGCAGCGCACGGGGCAATATGGCGGGCAATTTAGTGGTCAGTTTGGCGGAGCAGACCCACGCCAGGTCGCCTTTGCCACTGGCGTTATCGTATTGTCGGCCAAAATGGCCAAGGCCGATGGTACCGTCACCCGCGAAGAAATTGACGCGTTTAAACGCCTGTTTCGCGTTACCGGCCCGGATGCCGCCCAGGTCGGCCAAATTTTCGATGCTGCCCGCCGTTCGCCCGATGGATACGAACCCTATGCCCAACAAATTGCACAAATGTTTGCCGGTGAACGTGCGGTTCTGGAAAGCATCCTTGAAGCCCTGCATCAGATTGCCCTGGCCGATGGCACACTGCACCCGGCAGAAAAGGAATATCTGCGCAAGGTTGCGATGATTTTCGGCTTTGAAGATGTTGACTTTGACCGTGTTCACCAGGGCAGCACCGCCCCGCGCAGCGAACAGGACCCGTATAAACAACTGGGCCTGACCCGATCTGCCAGCAATGAAGAGCTTAAGGCAGCACATCGCAAGCTGTCGCGCGAAAACCACCCGGACCTTTTGATGGCAAAGGGTATGCCCGAGGAATTTGTTGAACAGGCGAACGAAAAAATGGCCCGTATCAACGCCGCCTGGGACCAGATTTGCAAGGAACGCCATATTTAG
- a CDS encoding methyl-accepting chemotaxis protein, protein MQFLSKFRLIYQISLIGAIALVVFAFVAIGQFVSNQSRQVAEQAAQIATENRQMIGEVSLEFLNARRREKDFLLRRDEEYVDLHGATVSSVIDGLNYLHARPEMSADRATINQIRDLFQSYAKAFGEVVVLQRDIGLDEKSGLMGKLRSSVHAVESDLKKYDADKLTVLMLMMRRHEKDFLARLDRKYLAEIQQRLAEFKTALSINNDIPAADKTRLLQLMTSYIADFTNVADAISQREEKLLLLSDYFSAAEPLLASLTAKVDAYANAQRADAKIIAKNSLHFSIFAFVAGAVVLLVMSVLLSRGIVSAITALTGKMTRLAHNDFDVDLSEASRKDEIGEMGRAVMVFRENGIERVKLEAEQARQQEERRIRMEKQEQNILEFDAVVVNVMATVEEAVQRLHGSSAVLRGSAETSSRQSMVVSSGAEEASANVQLVATAATELAASINEISSQVSDTSNMAVAASERARATSNNIQRLDDAAVHIGEVIGLISDIAAQTNLLALNATIEAARAGDAGKGFAVVAGEVKNLATQTGRATQEITNQVTGIQGATRDAVTAIEEIVGMIAEISQRASAVAAAIEEQTAATSEISQNVEQAAVGTEEISAAMTGLSGAVADTNSAAGDVSRSATDLGRENSQLQQEVHSFLDRMRAL, encoded by the coding sequence ATGCAATTTCTGTCAAAATTCCGGCTTATTTACCAAATTTCTCTGATCGGGGCGATTGCGCTTGTTGTTTTTGCGTTTGTCGCCATCGGACAGTTTGTTTCCAACCAGTCCCGTCAGGTGGCCGAGCAGGCGGCTCAGATCGCGACAGAAAATCGGCAAATGATTGGCGAGGTTTCGCTGGAGTTTTTAAATGCACGCCGCCGGGAAAAAGATTTTCTGCTGCGCCGGGATGAGGAATATGTCGATCTGCATGGGGCCACGGTTTCCAGTGTTATTGATGGGTTGAACTATTTGCATGCCCGTCCGGAAATGTCGGCTGACCGCGCTACCATCAACCAAATTCGCGATCTTTTTCAGAGCTATGCCAAGGCTTTTGGCGAGGTTGTCGTCTTGCAACGCGATATTGGTCTGGACGAAAAAAGCGGATTGATGGGGAAGTTGCGTTCCTCGGTTCACGCTGTTGAAAGCGATTTGAAAAAATACGATGCCGACAAACTGACAGTCCTGATGTTGATGATGCGACGGCACGAGAAGGATTTTCTTGCCCGGCTGGACCGTAAATATCTTGCCGAAATACAACAGCGTCTTGCGGAATTTAAAACGGCCCTGTCGATCAATAATGACATCCCGGCAGCGGATAAAACCCGTTTGTTGCAATTGATGACGTCTTATATTGCCGACTTTACGAACGTTGCAGATGCCATTTCACAGCGTGAAGAAAAACTCTTGCTTTTGAGCGATTATTTTAGCGCGGCAGAGCCGCTGTTGGCTTCATTGACCGCCAAGGTTGATGCCTACGCAAATGCTCAGCGCGCGGATGCCAAAATTATCGCCAAAAATAGTCTTCATTTCAGTATTTTTGCCTTTGTCGCAGGGGCCGTTGTTCTGCTTGTCATGTCAGTTTTGCTGTCTCGCGGGATTGTGTCGGCTATTACGGCGCTGACAGGGAAGATGACCCGCCTTGCTCACAACGATTTTGATGTGGACCTGTCCGAAGCCAGCCGGAAGGACGAAATTGGCGAAATGGGCCGGGCCGTCATGGTGTTTCGTGAAAACGGCATTGAACGCGTTAAACTGGAGGCAGAGCAGGCCCGCCAGCAGGAAGAACGCCGCATTCGTATGGAAAAACAGGAGCAGAATATCCTCGAATTTGATGCAGTTGTGGTCAATGTCATGGCAACTGTAGAGGAGGCGGTTCAAAGGTTGCATGGCTCGTCTGCCGTGTTGCGCGGCAGTGCTGAAACGTCGTCGCGTCAGTCAATGGTCGTGTCCTCCGGGGCTGAGGAAGCCTCGGCAAATGTGCAGCTGGTGGCAACGGCCGCCACCGAGCTTGCCGCTTCAATCAATGAAATTTCCAGTCAGGTTAGCGATACCTCGAATATGGCTGTTGCAGCATCCGAACGAGCCCGTGCCACCAGCAATAATATCCAGCGTCTGGATGATGCGGCCGTGCATATTGGCGAGGTGATTGGCCTGATTAGCGACATTGCAGCGCAAACCAATCTTTTGGCATTAAATGCCACGATCGAGGCGGCCCGTGCCGGTGATGCCGGAAAAGGGTTTGCCGTGGTTGCCGGTGAGGTCAAAAATCTTGCCACCCAAACTGGCCGGGCGACCCAGGAAATTACCAATCAGGTGACGGGTATTCAGGGCGCAACCCGTGATGCGGTTACCGCAATAGAAGAAATTGTTGGCATGATTGCCGAAATCAGCCAGCGCGCCTCTGCCGTGGCCGCCGCGATTGAGGAGCAGACTGCTGCAACCAGCGAAATTTCCCAGAATGTGGAGCAAGCCGCCGTTGGCACCGAAGAAATTTCGGCGGCCATGACCGGATTAAGCGGGGCTGTTGCCGATACAAACAGTGCGGCTGGCGATGTTAGTCGTTCAGCCACCGATCTGGGGCGGGAAAATAGCCAGTTGCAGCAGGAGGTACATAGCTTCCTTGACAGGATGCGGGCGCTTTGA
- a CDS encoding winged helix DNA-binding protein — protein sequence MTEKQRIVSSSHLVSDRAAELSELEFALILSGNAFNRWVVRCMRAAGMPDLSILDILVLHNVNSREREKSLSEVCFVLNVEDSHLVNYALKKLRKQGLVDGIKRGKEVHYATSKEGRELCQRYREVREACLIETFERLGVNRDEVGDVAKTLRAISGVYDQASRAASAM from the coding sequence ATGACCGAAAAACAGCGTATTGTTTCTTCCTCGCACCTGGTGTCCGACCGTGCAGCCGAGCTGTCCGAGCTGGAATTTGCCCTGATTCTATCGGGCAATGCCTTTAACCGCTGGGTTGTGCGCTGTATGCGGGCAGCCGGGATGCCTGACCTTTCCATTCTTGATATTCTGGTTCTGCATAATGTGAATTCGCGCGAACGGGAAAAAAGCCTGTCGGAAGTGTGCTTTGTCCTAAATGTCGAAGACAGCCATCTGGTGAATTATGCCCTGAAAAAACTGCGCAAGCAGGGGCTGGTAGATGGCATCAAGCGGGGCAAGGAAGTGCATTATGCCACCTCGAAGGAAGGCCGCGAGCTGTGCCAGCGTTATCGCGAAGTGCGGGAAGCCTGCTTGATTGAAACCTTTGAGCGCCTGGGGGTTAATCGCGACGAGGTGGGCGATGTTGCCAAAACCCTGCGCGCCATTTCTGGTGTGTATGACCAGGCCTCGCGCGCGGCAAGTGCAATGTAG